The Chryseobacterium oranimense genome contains the following window.
ATAAACTCCGTTAAACTGATCTGGAAATTCTTTTACGATCCTGTTTGCCACTTTACAGAGCGTTTTGGTAGGGGCAATTCCTATACTTACAGGAATATTTTCCTGATTTTTAATATCATCTTTAATTTTCAGGCAGTAATCATGAATGTCTACATACTTAAAGCCTGAAAGATCCAGGAACAGCTCATCTATGCTATACACCTCATAATCTACAACATATGATCTTGAAATATCAATCACACGCTGACTTTTATAATTATAGAGCTCAAATTTTGCAGAGAAACTTTTTACGTCATGCTGCTTGAAAAGTTCTTTATATTTGAAGGCAGGAGCTGCCATAGGAATGCCGAGGTCTTTAGCTTCTTTACTTCTGGATACCACACATCCGTCGTTATTGGAAAGTACCACAACAGGTTTCCCCTCAAGAGAAGGATCCAGGGTTCTCTCACAGGAAACAAAAAAGTTATTGCAGTCTACTAAAGCATACATGACAGAAGGATGATAATTTTAATACAAAACTATCAATTTTAAAGATAATTATTCTCTTTTGCTTAAAAATTAACATCATATTTAACACCCTGAATATGATACAGTTAATTTATTTTAAATACGTCAAGTTTTGTCGTATTAGCGCTGTAATTTGTCTGCCCTCATTTATCTGTTCTATATCATTTTCAGACGTTCTTCTTCCAGATCAATCTGATATAAATGCTGGCGGATGACCTCTTCATTAATGGATATATCTTTATTAAGCTCTGAAAGATACTGTCTCTGACTTTCGAGCATTTCAACAAAAATAATCTTGTTCTTTTCATTCATCCAGCCTTCGTCATTTGCTTTGTTTTTTTCTTCCCAATGGATCAGCATTCTTTCTATTCCTGCATGTCCCTGCAATTCGTTTTCATGCTTTGTTTTAAGGAAATGGTAAATATGCTGTCTCAGCTCACGTTTTATTTTCTGTTTTGTTTTTTCTTCCTCTTCTTCATTCATAAAATCCCGGAATGCATGGACTTTATTGATGAAATAAGGCAATGTAAGCCCCTGAACCAATAAAGTAAGCAGGATAACAACAAATGTGATGAATAATATAAGGTTTCTGTTAGGAAAAGGAGTCCCGTTTTCAAGAGTTACAGGAATTGCTAAAGCCGCAGCTAGTGATACCACACCTCGCATTCCTGTCCAGCCAAGAAAAAGAGGCATCAGGAGAGTTCTTCTTCCGGTAGATGCCCGTGGAGCAACACTTGGACGAAAGATCATTGTAGCCAGCATAGCAGCATAAGAACTGATGATTCTGGCTAAAATAAGAATAACTGTTACCAGCAAACCATATTGAATAGCTGTTACCAAAGGAATTCCTTCAGAGCGTAACCCTCCTACAATTTCAGGAAGTTCAAGACCGATGAGTAAGAAAACAATACCATTTAATATGAACACAACGCTTTCCCATACACTATAGCCTTTTATTCTGCTTGCACTGTTTAAAAATACCAAACGTCTTGTAGACATATACAGTCCTCCCGCCACTACAGCAAGCACACCGGAGCTATGTAGCTGCTCTGCAATCCAGTACATAAGGTAAGGTTCTATAAACGTTAATGCAATGTCTGAGGACGCATCTGTAGGCAGCCGCTTGTGCACCTGAACAAAGATCCATCCCAGCAACAATCCTATTCCGGCTCCTCCGATCACCATCCATAAAAAGCTCAGAGAGGCTTCCTGCCATACAAACTGTCCGGTACCCACAGCGATGAGTGCAAAACGGAAAATAATAAGGGAAGAAGCATCATTCAGCAGGCTTTCCCCTTCTAAAATCGCGGATGTGGTTTTAGGAATTTTCACAAATTTCATGATGGCTCCGGTACTTACAGCATCCGGCGGGGAAACAATTCCTCCGAGCAAAAACCCAAGCGCTATTGTAAATCCGGGAATGAAATAATTGGCTGCTACAGCTACGGAAAGTGCTGTAAAAAATACAACCAGAAATGCAAAACTACCGATAATCCTCCACCATCTTTTCATTTCTTTAAAGGAAATTGCCCAGGAGGCTTCAAAGAGTAAAGGCGGTAAAAATATAAAGAAAATAAGGTCAGGATCTACTTTTACAACCGGGAGTCCGGGTACAAAACTCACCAGCAGCCCGAATACAACCAGGAGAATGGGATAGGCAATCTTCAGTTTGGTTGCCCACATATTAAGCAAAACAATAGCGGCAATCATTGCCAGAAAAAAGGGTAATACAGTGTGCATGAAATATTGTGTTTTTAGGTCAGCCCATTTATTTTTATGAGCTGCTTTTATACAAATATACAGTCAATCCGCTTTTCTTTTATTAATTTTTTATGATCGTATTTGAACTTAACTTTACAGGAGCATAAAAAATCTTATGATTGTTTATTCTATATATTCATTTTTTGAAACAGTGCTCATTTTCAAAGGGTAAAACAGCCCGAAAATCTCTATCTTTAAAATATATTTTTTTATTTCATATTTTTAATAAACACGTCAAGTTTCGTCGTCCTTAACCTATACTTTTGCTTCATAATAAAAATAATGAATCATGGATAAAGTAACGTCAGAGAGAATAAACAAGCTGCATCCTTCTGTAAGAGATGAAGTAAAGCAAATTATCAAAGAATGTGATGAAGCCCTTACCGGAAGAGCCAAAGTAAGAATTACACAAGGCCTGAGATCCTTCGAAGAACAGGAGAAACTATATGCTATTGGAAGGATTACTTCCGGAAAGAAAGTAACCAATGCCAAAGCCGGCCAGAGCATCCACAATTACGGGCTTGCTGTTGATATCTGCCTGATGATCGACGGAAAGGTGGCAAGCTGGGACACAGCCAAAGACTGGGATAATGATCAGGTAGCCGACTGGTACGAATGTGTAAAAATTTTCGCACGACACGGCTGGGACTGGGGTGGAAACTGGAAGACCTTCAAAGACCTTCCCCACTTTGAAAAAAAGAATATCCAGACCAAAAAAGGACTGGTAAAAACGAATTGGAGAACGTTATCCAAAATGCCAAGAGATAAACAAAATTATATTCTATTTTAATTCCCTTTTATTTGAAAATAATTATAATACGACAAGTTCTGTCGCTTCCCCGGCCTACCTTTGTTTTATAAGAAAATGTTAGTTAACTGAGCTCTCAATACTAAAACCAGCATCCGCCCTTAAAGGCAGAAAGTTGGTTTTAGTTGTCTCAGGACGCTAGTTTTTTCTTTAAAACCAATACAGTATCACATGAAAAAGACAACCATTCTTTCTTTGGACGGGGGCGGAATAAGGGGTATTATCACCTGCATTATTCTCCGCTACATAGAAGAGCAGCTTCAGTATCATGATAATCCGGGGGCAAAACTCGGTGATTATTTTGATCTGGTTGCAGGAAGCAGTACAGGCGGACTGATTGCTTCTATTATTCTGTGTCCCGATGAACACCGGAAAGCGAAATATTCTATCCAGAAAGGATTGGAATTATACGCTGAAAAGGGAGGCGACATATTTCAGGTTTCTTTTTGGGAAAAGCTAATCAATCCATTTGGCTTGATTAATGAAAAAATTTCCCAGGAAGCTCTTGAAAAAAATTTGAATGATTTTTTTGGAAATTTAGAACTTAAAGAATTTATAAAACCATGTTTAATAACCAGTTATGATATTGAAAACAGAAGAGCAAAGATTTTTAATTCCTGGGAAGCCAATCTGAGTACAGATAATTTTTATGTAAAAGATATCTGCAGAGCAACTTCAGCTGCTCCTACTTATTTCAGTCCTGTCCAGATCAAATCGATGTACGGACAGATATTCAGTCTTATCGACGGAGGTATGTTTGCGAATAATCCAGCTTTATGTGCCTATGCGGAAGCCCGGAAAATTCCTTTTGCAGAGGTATTAAAAAACCATCAGAAAGCAAATCATCCGGGTGTGAACGATATGATCATCGTTTCTATCGGAACAGGAATTGAGTCCAGACCTTATTCTTTCAGAAAGCTTCAAAAATCAGGAAAAATAGGCTGGGTAAACCCGATTATTGACATATTGATGTCTGCCAATGCAGAAACTGTGGATTACCAGCTGTGCCAAATGTTCCAGACATTAGGTCAGAGAAATCAGAAGAATTATTACCGTTTGAATCCTTCTTTAAAAAATGCATCTCCCGGTATGGACAATGTAAGAAGATCAAATATTGAAAATTTAATTCAGGCAGGACTGAGTTATATTGATGATAACCGGGAAATCCTGAATCAGATTGTACAGAAACTGATTAAAAATAAAATATAAGCTTTTTACCTTATAAAGGACCCATATAAGCTAAATCGCTAATTGTTTAAAAAATGTAAAAGTTTTTAAAACACGTCAAGTTTTGTCGTCTTCTCCTGCTACTTTTGGAGTATAAACAAAGACACAAAAAAACAATCATAAAAATTTTAAAAAGCCTTTGAATTCAACATTTATTAATGCTGGACAGCCAGAAATATGTTTAAAACATAACCTCAACTTTAAAACACAACCCATGGAAGCACCCAACCAAAATCCAGATATACTTTTCGATGAAGATCTCTATACTATTGAATGGAGCGATATCGAAAATGCTGAGATGGACTATGAAAACTATCTCAATGACATTGAAAATTTTTTCCGGGAAGATTTCGAAACCGAAATTTCTGAAGAAAATATATACTAAATAATTTTTAACACGACGAGTTCTGACGCTGTCCGGAATTACCTTTGAAACACCAAATCAAGACACCCGACAAACCCCAATAATTATTCAAAACACCTTTGAAGCCATCATTCACAAAATGCCGGACAGCCAGAACTATGTCTAAAAATCTGTAAATAATATGAAAAAGTAAACATGCAAGTGGAAATAGTCTGCAACCACTAAAAACAAGACTAAAACATGAAGAGATTCTACTAAAAAGACTCTTTAGTCACAATTTATTAATTAAACAAAATCACAATTTTATTATGAAAACAAAACAAGAATTAAAACTCTTATTCGAAAACGGAGATAAACCAACGCAGGAAGATTTCTGGGCTTTACTAGATTCTTACTGGCATAAGGATGAAAAAATTTCTGAAAACGCTATTGATTTAGTTGAAAAAGTAATTGCTATTGTTGAGAACGGAATACTTTCGGGACACTCACTAGCTATCTTCATTCCTAAAGAGACTAAGATAATCAAACAGGGAGCTTTTCAGTTTTCAGGGATGGATTATCAGATTATTGAAGTAAATTTTAATGAAGGGCTTGAAGAAATTGGAGCGTATGTATTTCAATCTCAAAATATCAAGAAGGTTAAAACACCCTCTACTTTAAAAATTATTAATAATGGTGCTTTTGATGGTCAGGTAAATATGGTCTCAGGCTCAGACTCATTGGAAGAGATTATCCTGAATGAAGGATTGATCAGAATCGGAGATTATGCTTTTAATTGTTCCAGAGCTGCAGTTAAAGACCTATATATCCCCACCTCGGTTCAGACTGTCGGACAAAATGCATTTGCCCTTCCTTTACTAAAAACAGTTTCAGCTCCAGCCGGACTGGATTTAAGTAATGCAGGAATTCCTGCAACAGCTACAATCACCTATAGATAAAAACAAATATGAAAACAAAAGAAGAACTAAGAAAATATTTCGAAAACGGAGATATCCCGGCACAGGAAGAATTCTGGGAATGGCAGGAATCTTACTGGCACAAGGATGAAAAGCTCACGAACAACTCACTTGATCTCATTGCCTATGATGAATTTGTCCATTCTCCCACAGATAGTACGGAAATAGTTGGAATGGGCAAAAAGATTATATTCCCCGAAGGAACAAAAATAATTGGAAGCCATTCCACCGGTATGAGTTTTTCGTATGGAATAGGCAAAAACACTCTTACTACTGTTATTTTCCCTAACTCTTTGGAGAAAATTAAGTCTTCCGCTTTTTCATCGCAGTTTTTAAAAGGATCTTTAAGAATTCCAGGATCATGCAAGATTATTGAAAATTCAGCATTTGCAAGCTCAAACTGTAAAATAGCAGAGCTTATACTGGAAGAAGGAATAGAGACAATCGGGAGTGGCACATTTCAAATGTATAACAATCCAAACCTTACAGAAATATATATTCCAGATTCGGTAAAATCAGTGGGTGAAAATGCATTTAATATTCCATCGCTTACCCATGTATCCGCCTTGTCAGGATTAGATTTAAGTACCGCAGGAATCCCTGCAACAGCTACAATCACCTATAGATAAAATATTATGAAAACAAAAGAAGAACTAAGGTTTTTATTCGAAAACGGAGATAAGCCTACACAGGAAGATTTCTGGACATGGCTGGATTCTTACTGGCACAAGGATGAAAAGATAGAAATGACTAAAATTGCAGGTCTGGAAAATGGCCTTCCACGATGGAATGATTTTCATGCGGAAATAGACGAAAACGGAAACGCCACATTAGCACCTCTCCGGGTTCTGAATATGTTTATAAAGCAAGGAACTCTTCACATTCCTGCGCAGTTTGCTACAGGAACCGGAATATCCAACCTATTCCTTGCTGATAGTGTTCTAACCATAGGTGCAGATGCCTTCAGCAATAATCAGCTAAAATCTTTAAGCATTCCAGGAAATGTAACCACAATCAGTGACCGCGCTTTTTCGTCTAATCAACTGGAAACAATAACGATTCCAGCGAATGTAAAAGAAATTAAAG
Protein-coding sequences here:
- a CDS encoding Na+/H+ antiporter, with translation MHTVLPFFLAMIAAIVLLNMWATKLKIAYPILLVVFGLLVSFVPGLPVVKVDPDLIFFIFLPPLLFEASWAISFKEMKRWWRIIGSFAFLVVFFTALSVAVAANYFIPGFTIALGFLLGGIVSPPDAVSTGAIMKFVKIPKTTSAILEGESLLNDASSLIIFRFALIAVGTGQFVWQEASLSFLWMVIGGAGIGLLLGWIFVQVHKRLPTDASSDIALTFIEPYLMYWIAEQLHSSGVLAVVAGGLYMSTRRLVFLNSASRIKGYSVWESVVFILNGIVFLLIGLELPEIVGGLRSEGIPLVTAIQYGLLVTVILILARIISSYAAMLATMIFRPSVAPRASTGRRTLLMPLFLGWTGMRGVVSLAAALAIPVTLENGTPFPNRNLILFITFVVILLTLLVQGLTLPYFINKVHAFRDFMNEEEEEKTKQKIKRELRQHIYHFLKTKHENELQGHAGIERMLIHWEEKNKANDEGWMNEKNKIIFVEMLESQRQYLSELNKDISINEEVIRQHLYQIDLEEERLKMI
- a CDS encoding M15 family metallopeptidase; this encodes MDKVTSERINKLHPSVRDEVKQIIKECDEALTGRAKVRITQGLRSFEEQEKLYAIGRITSGKKVTNAKAGQSIHNYGLAVDICLMIDGKVASWDTAKDWDNDQVADWYECVKIFARHGWDWGGNWKTFKDLPHFEKKNIQTKKGLVKTNWRTLSKMPRDKQNYILF
- a CDS encoding patatin-like phospholipase family protein yields the protein MKKTTILSLDGGGIRGIITCIILRYIEEQLQYHDNPGAKLGDYFDLVAGSSTGGLIASIILCPDEHRKAKYSIQKGLELYAEKGGDIFQVSFWEKLINPFGLINEKISQEALEKNLNDFFGNLELKEFIKPCLITSYDIENRRAKIFNSWEANLSTDNFYVKDICRATSAAPTYFSPVQIKSMYGQIFSLIDGGMFANNPALCAYAEARKIPFAEVLKNHQKANHPGVNDMIIVSIGTGIESRPYSFRKLQKSGKIGWVNPIIDILMSANAETVDYQLCQMFQTLGQRNQKNYYRLNPSLKNASPGMDNVRRSNIENLIQAGLSYIDDNREILNQIVQKLIKNKI
- a CDS encoding leucine-rich repeat domain-containing protein, encoding MKTKQELKLLFENGDKPTQEDFWALLDSYWHKDEKISENAIDLVEKVIAIVENGILSGHSLAIFIPKETKIIKQGAFQFSGMDYQIIEVNFNEGLEEIGAYVFQSQNIKKVKTPSTLKIINNGAFDGQVNMVSGSDSLEEIILNEGLIRIGDYAFNCSRAAVKDLYIPTSVQTVGQNAFALPLLKTVSAPAGLDLSNAGIPATATITYR
- a CDS encoding leucine-rich repeat domain-containing protein, with the translated sequence MKTKEELRKYFENGDIPAQEEFWEWQESYWHKDEKLTNNSLDLIAYDEFVHSPTDSTEIVGMGKKIIFPEGTKIIGSHSTGMSFSYGIGKNTLTTVIFPNSLEKIKSSAFSSQFLKGSLRIPGSCKIIENSAFASSNCKIAELILEEGIETIGSGTFQMYNNPNLTEIYIPDSVKSVGENAFNIPSLTHVSALSGLDLSTAGIPATATITYR
- a CDS encoding leucine-rich repeat domain-containing protein; the encoded protein is MKTKEELRFLFENGDKPTQEDFWTWLDSYWHKDEKIEMTKIAGLENGLPRWNDFHAEIDENGNATLAPLRVLNMFIKQGTLHIPAQFATGTGISNLFLADSVLTIGADAFSNNQLKSLSIPGNVTTISDRAFSSNQLETITIPANVKEIKEYAFAYNKLSSIYIVAGVSKIGPNAFNYNPDVKTVILDNNTQYYSNSFDSNTRVIGGSLISES